The DNA window ATAAGAATCCTGAGCCAGTAATAACTGATAATATGCTTTTGTTACTTCATTAACAAGATTAAGATTGGAAGAGCGAGCGTTTTCCACAGCCAACTCTACATCTTTGGCCGACAGGTCAATCGACTTCATCAATGTTGGAGCAAAAAGAGGCAAGGAAAGATTTACTCCTGCATTGTAGTTATTGGTCTGCCCAACCTTTAATGTTTGTCCCATAATAGCAAATGTTTGCTTCTTGATTGTGTAAGTAAATCCTCCACCTACATTTATATTAGGGAACAATCCAGCTATTACTTCTTTCTTTGCATACTTCTTTTTTTCTATCTCCTTATTTGCGACCTTTATTGTGGGATTTTCGCTTTGTGCAATTTCCAAGGCTTTTTCCAGGTTAAAAGTTAACTTTTCCTGTGCCTGTGCACCACTGTACAATAGCAAAGCAATAATTACGCAAACAAACTTTTTAGAAAAAAAATGTTTTCTTTTATTCATATTTCCGTAGTTTAAATCTGTCCAGACTGATTTATATTTTGTTTTCTATATTCACTGATAAATTCTTCTAATATTTGTTGTCCCCTATTTGTTGATATTCCACGCAAGAACGTAAACATGATTAACTCGTAAACTTCAACTAACGAATACGATTTAAGCATATCACTATTTATAAAAAATTCCACTTGCTTATGTAAAAGGACATAAACTATTTCAAAATTAATATCATCTCTGAAAAGTCCTTGTTCTGTACCTTTTTTAAAGAAATCAATCGCTTTGGTTCTGTTCTTGTCGAGTTTATTTTTAAGGAGTTCTCTTACTTTTGGATACTTACTTAGATCTTCAAAAAATCTTTTGTTTATTTTATAAAATATCTCAATGTATGTTTTATATAATATAAGAATAACCTGAAGCGCATTGTCTGTTTCTGACAAAACTTTGATTTCAAATTTTTCTTTCTCTTCAATTTGCAATTGCACACATGCCAATAGCAATGTTTCCTTGTCTTCAAACATCTCGTACAAGGTACGTTTTGAAATTCCGAGATCAGAAGCT is part of the uncultured Bacteroides sp. genome and encodes:
- a CDS encoding TetR/AcrR family transcriptional regulator — protein: MSEIENKQNDIKLELRERINAAALKSFTMNGIKSVTMDHIASDLGISKRTLYEMFEDKETLLLACVQLQIEEKEKFEIKVLSETDNALQVILILYKTYIEIFYKINKRFFEDLSKYPKVRELLKNKLDKNRTKAIDFFKKGTEQGLFRDDINFEIVYVLLHKQVEFFINSDMLKSYSLVEVYELIMFTFLRGISTNRGQQILEEFISEYRKQNINQSGQI